cattgcggtggcttctcttgttgcagagcacgggctctaggcgcacggtctcagtagttgtggcttgcgggctctagagtgcaggctcagtagttgtggtgcacgggcttaggtggttcgcggcatgtgggatctccccagaccagggctcgaacccgtgtcccctgcatgggcaggcagattcttagccactgcaccagggaagcccctaaataaatattaaaaaaaaaaaatcaactgagtATATTTGAAGATCTCCTTGGCTTTATTTGACGATTCATGAATTGGGTAGCATCTCATCTAGCAAGTAGAAAAGAGCTTCAGAGGAGCTGTACAAATGGaaggtttttaaaggcagaaaagGGGGATAAGACAAGGAAGtcataaacaaaagaaaggattATTTCAGGTAGGGCCACCTTCCCTTGGGGGTAAAGGTGGGGAGTCTATCAAGCAGATTACCTCACTAGGGATGATCAGGAAATTCCAGACTGATTGGTTTAAAATTCCACCCCTGGGAGAGGCTGAAACTGAAATTATATATTAAGTTTTACTTTGCTGCCATGGGGCTTAGCACAAGTGATTCCATTTGGggcctgtttcttttttcaccCAGCAGAGGTTCTTAAAGTGTGTTTCcgagaccagcagcatcagcatcacctggaaacttctcagaaatgcaaattcttgaccCACTGAGTCAGAAACTTTAGGGGTGGGcctcagcaatctgtgttttaacaagccctctaggtaattctgatgcacatGCACCCTCAAATTTGAAAAAGTATGAGTGATAGTATAGTGTTCAAGGTGGATTCTTGACCAGACCACAACTGTTCAAATCTTGATTGGCTCTGTCACTtgcaagctgtgtgatcttaggcaaggaAATTACTTCTCTGGGGCTCAGTCTTACCggctataaaatgggggtaaggATAGAAGCCACTTTATAAGATTGTCGTGAAGTGCTTTAGACAGCGTCTGGCACACGGTAAGTGCTCAATAGATGTTGGCTATTATTTTTACTATGACTATCATAAACTGCTTTATCTCCAGAATATGAAGTATGAGGAACTCCCCAAGTTCATATGATTATTCGGGAACAAGATATGAAAAGCTGGATCAGTAACACACATAGAATATGTCTACaacaaagctttttaaaaagtccaagtGATACATCAttatatgaagtttaaaaaataatttcaggaaCACTCATCCCAAGATTTAAGACAGGCCTGCAGTAGTGTGCAGCTGtgctttccccacccccagcctttaAGTAGGAACCAAACTGACTGCAAAAAGGAGCATAAAGTAAGGTATCGCCCTACTCACGgttaagcaaaggaaaacatgacATGGGAAACAAAAGTAGTGGGTGGGTCACGCTTCATAAAAATGGAACCATAAGGGGGTTCCATTCCACCCATAGGAAAGTTCCATTAGCAAATATCTGGTGGTACAGATATTTTGTGTACATCTATTTTGGTACATCAAGCAGAGTAGGTCTCATGCTCTTCTGAATACTGGTGGCACCATTAATTTCCTGAGTGGTACATTCAGTATGTCTTTCTTCCTGTTCTCTTTTGGCTTAAATGCCTGCAGTCCTGGATCAGTGACTTCATCTCTAGGAGCTGAAAGTCTTTAGAAAAGAATGTGGTGGCAGGAAGGGTGGTGCCCAGAGCCCTTGTTTTCAGTAGGTGTTTGCATAAccgcacacttttttttttttttaacgtaggtgaaatgtttattcaggGTGATGAGTGGGagggtggggtgtgtggggggaggcaGTGTAGGTGGGTGCGGGAAGCATTAAAGGAGACTACGGCCAAGGGACTAATGTCCTCCACCCTACTCTCCAGGCCAGCTCTTGTTCCACCGTGGAAGGTAACAATACACTCTGCAAGGAGTTGTTGAGAGAGTGAAGTGAGCTTAGCCCAGTGTCTGGCAGGTGATGTTAAATGTCTGCTTTAAGATGGTATTAGtgtggtggtgatcattttgaaatgtacagaaatatcgaatcataatattgtgcaccaggaactaacatagtgttgtaggtcagttatatttcaaaacaaacaaacaaacaaacaaatagaaaaagagatcagatttgtggttcccAGAGGtgaggcctgggggtgggggaattggacggaagcagtcaaaaggtacttatttccagttataaattagtactagggatgtaatgtatgatatgataaatatctttttaacactgctgtatggaaaaaaatttttttttctatttcttttattttgtatccataCGAGATGAcagatgctcactaaacttactgtggtaatcatatcatgatgtatgtaagtcaccttaaacttatatagtgctgtatgtcaataaaactggaaaaaggaaaaaaagattgtATTAATATGAAACTTCTATAGAAATCTCTAGTAGGGTTGTTCACATTGCCCTTCAGATCTTCTGCTTGgtttataaagtattttgttatataattaattttgtatataattaAACTTTAATTACATAGATGTGGCAGTCATGGAGATGCCTTTCAGATGACCCTTCAAGAGGCCACCAAGCATATTAAAAGATGTCTGCAGCACCTTCAGACTCTGCAGCAGCATTCATGCTGTGGATGCACTTTTCCCAGAAGCCTTCCGTTGATAAGCCAGCAGAGCAGAGATACTGGGACCacaatacttctttttttaattaaattaattaattaattaatttaaaatataagtttatttatttatttttggctgcactgggtcttcgttgtggagcgcgggctttctctagttgccgtgagggggggctactcttcgttgcggtgcgcgggcttctcattccggtggcgtctcttgttgcggagcacgggctctaggcgcccaggcttcggtagttgtggcacacgggctcagtagttgtggctcgcaggctccgtagttgtggtgcacgggcttagctgctctggggcatgtgggatcttcctggaccagggatagaacccgtgtcccctgcattggcaggtggagtcttaaccactgtaccaccagggaagtcctaaatatgaaattttaaactaTAGATATTGCTCATTTTTTTACTcaatacattttattaatatatttcaagaaaatgTACTTTCAAGAAAGCTATAGATATTCAGAACCTATGCTTCACCTACATAATAAAGATTTGATAAAAACTAGGTAGCAGTAATACATCCTTAGTAGCTGGTGATTGGCTTACCTTCTAAGAATAGGACTGGAATCAAAATGAGATCAGCTGTTCGCAGAAATGACCCACTTGTAAGAATTAATCAGAAAATGAGTGGCTGAAGAAATCACGAGACTCTCATCAAGAAAAGCACAACTGTATCAAGACATTTCAAGTTGTACCACAAGTCGTAATCTACCCGAATATTTTGacctaacaaaaaagaaacacagcatAATCTGAATGCATACATCTACCCGTTCTACACAGATTTACTGACCACACggttctcccctctccctcccacgctTAGGTTTTAAATCTGGGCTTCTTAACCGTGACTCTAAAGGCAGGGGTCCTCAAAGAATCATTTGGGGACTTGCAAAAAATTGCAAATTTTCAGCGATTCTGAATTCACTGATTCCCTGCGGGGCCCAGGAAACGGCATTTAAACCAGCTTCCACGCGATTCTTAAGTCAGTCTCCAAACTGACTTTGAAGAACTGTTTTGCTTGTGTGGAAAGCGAACGTGTTAAATTTACGGGTTAGAAAAACTCTGGCAAAACATACGTACAAAGTTTCCTTGTGAACCGGCATACGCATTTTCTgagtaaaaaaaccccacaatattAATCAAATTCTCAAAGTGAGTCTAACAACTAAAACTCGCATCGCGCTGAAACACCTCTTCGCTACGGAGAGAAATTCAGCGGCCCCCAGACAACTAGCTGCACATTCGATCGTCTTTCAACTTTTGTTCAATTTAGCAGCTTCTGTCTTCGTGAAAAATTTTAGAGAAACGGAAAGTTCATTCTCTTCGGAGACGATATGCAGTAGACGCCAAGGCATGtgattaaatttcttaaaataaaagcaaaaacggAAACAGGGCCCGTGACGAATCTGCTACTTCCGATGTAAAGGTCCCGTCAGTCAAGGAGGAAGAATCTTCCGTCGCTTCGAGCTCGGCACCAGGCTCCGTGGGAAAGGAAGCCCGAGGCTTGCTGAGGTGAGCGGGAGCGGTTTGGTGGGAGTAGGGCCCACCCTGGCGAGAAGGACGAGGGAATTCGGCCTGGACGGTATGTCGGCGCGTGCGTGGGCCGCCATGTTGAAAGCGGGCAAAGGGGAGGGGGGCCCTTTTGGGGTTGTGTTGCCGGGAGCGGGGGCGACAGCTGGGTTGGTAGGATGGCCCCTTCCGTCCTGTGCCCCCTCAGATGGTGACGGGGTGGGGAAGGCAGCCCTGAGGGCCGGCGGCCGAGACGGCGGCGCTgcggggcggggcgagggggCGCGGATCGGAAGTATAGACTTTTTCACGGAGACTTCCGCGTTAGTGTCCACCGCCTCACTGCGCGTGCTCGGACGGCTCTGGGCGCCCACCTTCGGTTTGTTTCCCAGCTGGTGGGAAGCGCCGGTTGTTCTGTTCTGCACTCAGCCTGGGGACGagtgctttgtttgtttgcttaagaATAGCTTTTATttgtataataatttataattagaaAGCGCTTTCAAAGACACTACCTTCTCTCATCTTCACAAAAAAACGCGGTGAAGCGGCACTTAGCAGCATTTAACAGGTGATTTAAATTTTGCCCAAGATAACACTAGGTCTTACACCTGGGTGTTCTGGCTCCCAATCCAGTGCCTTTTCACTTTCCACACTTCTGTCTTTAATGGTTCATTgccccacccacctccaccccccacgATTCATCTCTCACATCCCATCTCCGTTTATGAAGTAATGACGAGAAACATCCAGAGAGATGGTGGTAGAAAATCTCAATGCAATGTTGCAACGGAGGAAATACACCTAGAAAGATTAACGAGAAGCTGTGAAGCCCGCTCTTCTCTTGGTATTTAGTATTGACAGGAGCATGCAGGTGAGGGAGAAAACCGGAAACTCATCTTTTAtccctttgtaatttttttccagaGTTTAATTTGAGGAACTGTTAAAGCTTTGAACAGGAGCTCTGACTGTGTACAGCAATGTCAGCTTTATTTGGTGGATCTTTGTGACCTTTTCCTGTGGAATGGGGACGGGTTCCTTTCCCACTTGGCTGCGAGGGGGGCTCTCAGCCTCAGACACCCAGACGTGGCCTGCTTTTTCCTATCCCCATCTCAAGCTTTATATTTTATGACAGCTATCTAAGGAAAGAGTTAAGAGCTCAAGCTCTGGAGTCAATAAAAGCCCTTGGTTCTAACTCCCCCGCTGGGCTACTTCTGTGATTTGGAACAAAAGACAATCTTTTTGCCTCTCACCTTTGGCATCTGAAATGGCAATAATAGAAGTGGGTGTGTCCCGGTATTGTTGAGAGGTGAGGGGAGTTAAGTGCTTAGCACCGTGCCTGGCACCTCCTAAGTGTTCGCTAGAGGTTACCTATAATTATTATggtctcttttttgtttgtttgtttttcctgcaaCCTTGCGATAGAGGTAGGAAGTAAGATTAGAATCTTAAGAATTTTAGGGCCATTTAGAGACTACCAGAGCAGAGATCCAAACAACAtagtgatctctctctctctttttttccccccatgtgGAGAAGTTACAGCCATAATAGACAAAAGACACAAAGTGAGTTAGAGGTAGAGCCCAGACCGGACCAAAAGCGGCTCAGTCTTCTCGTGCTCCTTCCCTTGTTCTAGCTGTTTATCATCCTTTTACTGATAAGGATACCAGAGAGGTGTCTTCTCCAAAGTTGCTTGTTAATGATGAGACGCATATATGCCCTCCTTTTACAATTTGGTGGCAGATGGTGTAATGTCCTGCctctcaattttctttctttcttttttaaattaattaattaattaattaattaattaattaattttttggctgtgttgggtcttcgttgctgcgcgctggctttctctagttgggcgagtgggggctgctcttcattgctgcggtgcgcgggcttctcattgccgtgtcttctcttgttgtggagcacgggctctaggcgcacgggcttcagtagttgtggtatgtgggctcagtagttgtggctcccgggctccagagcgcaggctctgtagttgcggcgcacgggcttagttgctccgcggcatgtgggatcttcctggaccagggatcaaacccgtgtcccctgcattggcaggtggattcttaaccgctgtaccaccagggaagtccctgcctttcAATTTTCAATGAAGTGGTCCTTTTTGTCTGATTTGGACCAAAATAAGGTCAGTGAATTTTGTTTGGAGTTGGTTCAGTTCCCCAGCATTTATCAGGAAGTGTCCTAGGATCTGGGGACACTGGGTTGAAGAGTGTTTATTGTGAAGAGTGTTTATTGTGTGTTGGGCAAAACGTGATCAGTATGACAGAAGAGGTACCATGAGCTGTGGGACCAACGGATTTGCTTCATGGGGAAGAGGCTGGAAGCCAGACTTGGAAGGACCAGTAGAATTTCCACAAGTGGAGATGTGGGAGGTGGAAAGGAAGAGAATATTCCCAGCAGAGGAAATTGCACCAGGAAAGACATGGAGCCAGGGGATTAGGGCACGTTCAAGGAATGAGGAGCAGTCCTGGGTAGAACAGGTTCTGCAATGGAATATGGTGAGAGGCTAAGTGAGAGTCAGAATTCTTGAGTTCATtgactttgggttttattctgtaggtgttttacttttttttttttaataatatttttaaaaaatttgtttatttttggctgcgtttggtcttcattgctgtgcgcaggcattctctagttgcggcgagcgggggctactcttccgtgtggtgcgcaggcttctcatcgtggtgtcttgtcttgttgcagagcacgggctctaggcacgcgggcttcagtagttgtggcacgagggctcagtagttgtggctcacgggctctaaagcgcaggctcagtagttgtggcgcacaggcttagttgctccgcggcatgtgggatcttcccggaccagggatcaaacctgtgtcccctgcattggcaggcggattcttaaccactgcgccaccagggaagtcccggtgttttacttttttactggGAAAAGAAATTCCACTGTGATCACTCCCCCTACATAACCTGTAaactgaagaacaaaaacaaaaaagatcctTGAGGAAAATTTGAGAGAGGGGGGGAAAACTATAGATaccattttaataaatatcatGGAAAGATGCTGTTAAGAATGAAGATCACCAGATATATTCGACAGAGCCCTGGTTTTTAAGTAACATATTTCAGCCTTGGCTCTAAAGCTTTACAGAGGTGGTCACATGATTACTAGCAGGGTCTGAAATGTTGGCAAGCACTGCATTATTCAAGAAAATTCACATGAATCAATTATCATGTGTCAGACTTAAACTTACCCACCCTCTTTCAAACAAACATAGAAAGATCTTCTATCAGAATGAATGACAGTTGCAGTGTGCTTGCTGAACTAAAATTACCATTGCAATCAGTTCTCAAGCTCCAAAGCATAAATGGATTATGAGCTAGGGAAGTGGGAAGACAtcccatcttccttttttttaaatatatataaagtttctttttatttatttatatatatattttggctgcgttgggccttcgttgctgcacacgtgctttctctagttgaggcgagtgggggccactcttcgttgcagtgcatgggcctctcattgcggtggcttctcttgttgtggagcacgggctctaggcgcgcaggcttcagtagttgcagcatgcgggctcagtggttgcagcacgcaggccctagagcgcgtggacttcagtagttgcagggcGTGGGCTCagtgttgtggcgtgcgggcttggCCGCCCCgtagtatgtgggatcttcctggaccagggatcgaacccgtgtcccctgcattggcaggtggattcctaaccactgcgccaccaaggaagtccctcatctTCCTTTTGAACTAAAGAGCCTGCGGCTGGGTCACTGTCATTTTGGCTTTGCTCCCTGTTTACCGACAGATGCAAAATGGTGCATTCAGAGCACCATTTTCCcgtgtagttttgtttttttaaaaagtccttatcAGAATAatctgggagggacttccctggtggtccagtgggtaagacaccgcactcccaatgcagggggcccgggtttgatccctggtcggggaactagatccctcatgccgcagctaagaagtcccgcatgccgcaactaaggatcctGCATAACgaaacgaagatcccgcgtgccgtaactaaagacccagtgcagcctaaataaataaataaatatttaaaaattaaaaaaaaaaaatctgggagcGGGAATGTGGGGAGCACAGATGAAATAAGACAGGCCAGGTGTTGGTCATAGTTGGAGCCGGGTGAGAAATTCATGGAAGGTTATGCCATTGTCTACATTGGTATGTGTTTGAAACTCTTGGTAGtaaagagtttttaatttttattaatgttattattattattatttatatatatatatatttggccgagccatgtggcttgcgggatcctagttccccaaccagggattgaacctgggccccggcagtgaaagtgccgagtcctaaccactggaccgccagggaactcccataaagagttttttaaaatgccctttttcaggggcttccctggtggcgcggtggttgggagtctacctgccggtgcaggggacacgggttcgagccctggtctgggaggatcccacatgccgcggagcaactaggcccgtgcgccacaactactgagcctgggcgtctggagcctgtgctccgcagcaggagaggccgcgacagtgagaggcccgcgcaccgcgatgaagagcggcccccgcttgctgcaactagagaaagcccttgcgcagaaacgaagacccaacacagccaaaaataaataaataaataaataaatttggaaaaaaaaaaaaaaaaaatgcccttttcCACAGAAGTTCCCAGGCTGGTTTCCCTATGACCATTTTAAAGTCTCTGAAAGGCGAGCCTGGATTTTGATTCTGGATTTTGATCCGTGTTGCCATGTTATAACGGTTTGTGTGTGCCCTACCGTGGCTAAGCTGGATGATACACGTATGCATCAAACTCAGGCACGTTGCCCTCTGCTTCTTCCGGGGAGGGTTGGTGGAGGAATGCGTGAGAGCATTCTGGAGCCCCACCGCCTGGCTCTGATACTGTCTCCCCTGCTTTCTAGCTGGGAGGCCACAGCGTCTGAAAAATCCTCTTCCTTCCCTGTTGGAAGAAGGGGTGAAAAGCAGTATCTACTTCATGGGGTTGTTGGAAGGATTGAATATGTAGCTCACAGTAGATGGTGCATAAACGCTTGCTGTGCTTCTCCTTAGAACATGAATGATTGGATGCCCATCGCCAAGGAGTATGACCCGCTTAAAGCTGGCAGCATTGATGGCACCGATGAGGACCCACATGATCGAGCTGTCTGGAGGGCGATGCTGGCACGATATGCCCCCAACAAAGGTGTCACAGGAGACCCCCTCCTCACCCTGTTTGTGGCGAGACTAAACCTGCAGACCAAAGAGGAGAAGTTAAAGGAAGTATTTTCCCGCTATGGGGACATCCGGCGGCTTCGGCTGGTGAGGGACTTGGTCACGGGCTTTTCGAAGGGCTATGCCTTCATCGAATACAAAGAGGAGCGTTCTCTGCTCAAAGCTTACCGGGACGCCGATGGCCTGGTTATTGACCAACACGAGATATTTGTGGACTATGAACTGGAAAGGACTCTCAAAGGGTGGATTCCTCGGCGACTTGGAGGAGGCCTGGGGGGGAAAAAGGAATCTGGGCAGCTGAGATTTGGGGGGCGGGATCGGCCTTTCCGAAAACCCATTAATCTGCCAGTTGTTAAAAACGACCAGTTtcgagagggaaagagggagagaagggagcgaTCTCGATCCCGAGAAAGACACTGGGACTCCAGGATGAGGGATCGGGACCATGACCGGGGCCGGGAGAAGAGGTGGCAGGAAAAAGAATCAACTCGGGTGTGGCCAGAAGGTGACTGGGACAGAGAGAGGGACTTCAGAGACGACAGGGtcaaggggagggagaagagggacaGAAGTAAGTAGACTCCATCCCCTGCCAAACCCAAACGAAGGTACCCGACCAGTAAAAGTGCAGGGAGGCCTGCACTGCTTGTATACAGAATCCAAGTCCAGTGGTTGAATAAAACCTactgatgaaaacaaaaacaaaacagaaaaaacttaCTAATGATAATGGGGTTGGGTACGTTTTCTTTCTACTCTGGAATGCAGGTTCAAGatgaaattttgaattttctcttcttcatcttatagtttttgtttctgtttttttggggCTCATGGGCGgtttgcgggatcttacttccctgaccagggattgaatccgcgccctcagcagtgaaagtgcagagtcctaaccattggaccaccagggaattcccttcatcTTATAGTTGTAAGGACCCATTATTTGATAAGCTTGAGAAACAATTTTGCAGTCACCAGCATCTGTACAGAAAGGCCTGTGTAAGGAGCCACCACTCATTTAATTTGGCAGTACGGAATTTGCTTTTTCTCCCATCTATTGGAAATGACCATTTTGAGGGTTTGGCAAAAAGAGGTGATGACTGAAAACCATTTGCACTGATCTGTGACTCCTGGGAACCCAAATCTG
This genomic stretch from Eubalaena glacialis isolate mEubGla1 chromosome 15, mEubGla1.1.hap2.+ XY, whole genome shotgun sequence harbors:
- the SNRNP35 gene encoding U11/U12 small nuclear ribonucleoprotein 35 kDa protein; translation: MNDWMPIAKEYDPLKAGSIDGTDEDPHDRAVWRAMLARYAPNKGVTGDPLLTLFVARLNLQTKEEKLKEVFSRYGDIRRLRLVRDLVTGFSKGYAFIEYKEERSLLKAYRDADGLVIDQHEIFVDYELERTLKGWIPRRLGGGLGGKKESGQLRFGGRDRPFRKPINLPVVKNDQFREGKRERRERSRSRERHWDSRMRDRDHDRGREKRWQEKESTRVWPEGDWDRERDFRDDRVKGREKRDRSK